In a genomic window of Phragmites australis chromosome 14, lpPhrAust1.1, whole genome shotgun sequence:
- the LOC133890369 gene encoding LRR receptor-like serine/threonine-protein kinase RPK2, translating into MPGGVRSLGVARAGGTRRRFRNSQPPAAESNGWEGAHPRGQGHWCNLRVSGALRREPHCAQCNPAARSHAPVQASKPSIPHQHLHPRAQNAKPHLPRGPCRKKSTRALSTPPAASATATLHCRLRTRAGRSHCRASMRRRPPSPPPMATPAGRTLLKLMLLQLLLGDVTTVSGGAGGGGEREALLKFKAAVTADPGGLLRDWTPASANHCRWPGVSCGAGGEVVALNVSSSPGRALAGALSPAVAALRGLRVLALPSHALSGPLPPAIWSLRRLRVLDLSGNRLQGEIPEALACAALQTLDLAYNQLNGSVPAALGALQGLRRLSLASNRLGGAIPDELGGAGCRSLQFLDLSRNLLVGGIPRSLGNCSELEVLLLSSNLLDDVIPPEIGRLRNLRALDVSRNSLSGPLPAELGGCVQLSVLVLSNPYAPLGGSNSSDYGDVDDFNYFQGGIPDAVAMLPKMRVLWAPRATLEGELPGNWSSCQSMEMMNLGENLFSGGIPKGLVECKNLKFLNLSSNKFTDSVDPSLPVPCMDVFDVSGNQLSGSIPVFISKNCLSSQLPFDDLVSEYSSFFTYQALAGIISSSLRLGADLTSYHSFARNNFTGMVTSLPLAAEKLGMQGAYAFLADGNHLGGQLQPGFFDKCNSSRGFVVEVSNNLITGAIPAEIGSLCSSLVVLGIAGNQLSGMVPTSIGQLSYLISLDLSRNRFSGEIPTSVKNLPHLERLSLAHNLLNGTIPADINQLRALKVLDLSSNLLTGVIPGTLADLRNLTALLLDNNKLTGKIPSGFANSASLTMFNASFNNLSGPVPTNGNTVRCDSVIGNPLLQSCHVYTLAVPSVAQQGRGLNSNDYNDTAPSDPQNGGNNSFNAIEIASITSATAIVSVLLALIVLFIYTRKCAPRMSARSSGRREVTLFQDIGVPITYETVVRATGSFNASNCIGSGGFGATYKAEISPGVLVAIKRLSVGRFQGAQQFDAEIKTLGRLRHTNLVTLVGYHLGESEMFLIYNYLPGGNLERFIQERSKRPVDWKMLHKIALDIAKALAYLHDTCVPRILHRDVKPSNILLDTNYNAYLSDFGLARLLGNSETHATTGVAGTFGYVAPEYAMTCRVSDKADVYSYGVVLMELTSDKKALDPSFSPYGNGFNIVAWACMLLRQGRAREFFIDGLWDVGPHDDLVETLHLAVMCTVDSLSIRPTMKQVVQRLKQLQPPIREHR; encoded by the coding sequence TGCAATTTGCGAGTAAGCGGAGCCCTTCGCCGCGAACCACACTGTGCGCAGTGCAACCCAGCCGCTCGCTCACATGCTCCAGTCCAAGCTTCCAAACCAAGCATCCCCCACCAGCACCTCCACCCGAGGGCGCAAAACGCAAAACCCCACCTGCCCCGAGGTCCCTGCCGTAAAAAATCCACGCGTGCCCTCTCGACGCCGCCGGCtgcctccgccaccgccacaCTCCACTGCAGGCTTAGGACTCGGGCGGGGCGTTCCCACTGCCGCGCCTCAATGCGACGGCGgcccccgtcgccgccgcccatggCCACCCCCGCAGGTCGAACCCTACtgaagctcatgttgctgcagctgctgctcggAGACGTTACCACGGTctccggcggcgctggcgggggCGGGGAGCGCGAGGCCCTGCTGAAGTTCAAGGCGGCTGTGACGGCTGACCCCGGCGGGCTGCTGCGTGACTGGACCCCGGCCTCCGCGAACCACTGCCGCTGGCCGGGCGTGTCCTGCGGCGCGGGCGGCGAGGTGGTCGCGCTCAACGTCTCCTCCTCGCCCGGGCGCGCGCTCGCGGGCGCGCTGTCCCCGGCCGTCGCCGCGCTGCGGGGCCTCCGCGTGCTCGCGCTCCCCTCCCATGCGCTctcgggcccgctcccgcccGCGATCTGGTCGCTGCGCCGCCTCCGCGTGCTCGACCTCTCCGGCAACCGCCTCCAGGGGGAGATCCCCGAGGCGCTCGCCTGCGCCGCGCTCCAGACGCTGGACCTCGCCTACAACCAGCTCAACGGCTCCGTGCCCGCCGCGCTTGGCGCGCTCCAGGGGCTGCGGCGCCTGTCGCTTGCCTCTAACCGCCTCGGCGGCGCCATCCCTGACGAACTCGGCGGCGCCGGGTGCCGCAGCCTGCAGTTCCTCGACCTCTCCCGGAACCTACTCGTCGGTGGCATCCCCCGGAGCCTGGGGAACTGCAGCGAGCTGGAGGTGCTCCTGCTGTCCTCCAATCTGTTGGATGACGTCATCCCGCCAGAGATTGGCCGGCTCAGGAATTTGCGGGCTTTGGATGTGTCAAGGAACAGTTTGAGTGGGCCTTTGCCAGCGGAGCTTGGTGGTTGTGTTCAGCTGTCTGTGCTTGTGCTGTCCAATCCTTATGCGCCACTTGGTGGTTCGAACTCGTCCGATTATGGGGATGTCGATGACTTCAATTACTTCCAAGGAGGGATTCCAGATGCTGTCGCTATGTTGCCGAAGATGAGGGTGCTGTGGGCGCCAAGGGCTACATTGGAGGGAGAGTTACCAGGTAATTGGAGTTCTTGCCAGAGCATGGAGATGATGAatttgggggagaatttgttcTCTGGTGGGATTCCTAAGGGCCTGGTGGAATGTAAGAATCTGAAGTTCTTGAACTTGAGCTCGAACAAGTTTACAGATTCAGTTGATCCTTCACTACCGGTGCCTTGCATGGACGTGTTTGATGTCAGTGGAAACCAGTTGTCTGGCTCGATTCCAGTATTTATCTCAAAGAATTGTCTTTCATCCCAGCTCCCATTCGATGACTTGGTGTCAGAGTATTCTTCCTTCTTCACCTATCAAGCGCTTGCTGGCATCATATCATCCTCGTTAAGATTGGGTGCGGATTTGACGAGCTACCATAGTTTTGCTCGGAACAATTTTACTGGCATGGTTACATCCTTGCCGCTTGCTGCTGAGAAGTTGGGGATGCAGGGTGCCTATGCTTTCTTGGCTGATGGGAATCATCTTGGCGGTCAGCTGCAGCCTGGCTTCTTTGACAAGTGCAACAGCTCAAGGGGCTTCGTTGTGGAAGTCAGCAACAACTTGATAACTGGTGCAATTCCTGCAGAGATTGGCTCGTTGTGCAGTTCTCTTGTTGTTCTTGGTATTGCTGGTAATCAGCTTTCAGGTATGGTACCAACAAGTATCGGACAGTTAAGCTATCTTATCAGCTTGGATCTGAGTAGGAACCGCTTTAGTGGTGAAATTCCTACTTCTGTGAAGAACTTGCCGCATTTAGAGCGCCTCTCTTTGGCCCATAACCTTCTGAACGGCACCATTCCAGCGGATATTAATCAGTTGCGCGCTCTGAAGGTATTGGACCTGTCATCAAACCTCCTCACAGGGGTGATCCCTGGTACCCTTGCTGACTTGAGAAATCTTACCGCACTCCTCCTTGATAACAATAAACTTACTGGGAAGATTCCTTCAGGATTTGCTAACTCAGCATCCCTTACCATGTTTAATGCGTCGTTCAACAATTTGTCTGGTCCGGTGCCAACGAATGGCAATACGGTTAGATGTGACAGCGTCATTGGGAATCCTTTACTGCAATCTTGTCACGTGTACACTCTGGCTGTGCCCTCAGTTGCTCAGCAGGGTCgtggtttgaattcaaatgacTACAATGATACAGCACCTTCAGACCCACAAAATGGAGGGAACAATTCATTCAATGCAATTGAAATTGCTTCTATAACTTCTGCAACAGCCATTGTCTCTGTCCTCCTTGCATTGATCGTGCTCTTCATATACACAAGGAAGTGCGCTCCCCGAATGTCAGCCCGGTCTTCTGGAAGAAGAGAAGTTACACTCTTCCAAGATATCGGTGTGCCAATCACTTATGAGACTGTTGTTCGAGCCACTGGAAGTTTCAACGCGAGCAATTGCATTGGAAGTGGAGGCTTCGGAGCCACTTACAAAGCTGAAATTTCACCTGGAGTGTTGGTAGCTATTAAGAGGCTCTCTGTTGGGAGATTTCAGGGAGCCCAACAGTTCGATGCTGAGATAAAAACCTTAGGGAGATTAAGACATACCAACCTTGTTACCTTGGTAGGCTACCATCTTGGTGAATCTGAAATGTTTCTCATATATAACTACTTGCCTGGAGGAAACCTCGAGAGGTTTATACAGGAGAGATCGAAGAGACCAGTAGACTGGAAAATGCTGCACAAGATTGCGTTGGACATTGCAAAAGCACTCGCTTATCTACATGATACTTGTGTTCCTCGGATCCTTCACCGGGACGTGAAACCAAGCAATATTTTGTTGGACACTAACTATAATGCTTATCTCTCGGACTTTGGACTGGCAAGACTCTTGGGAAATTCAGAAACCCATGCAACCACTGGTGTAGCTGGAACTTTTGGATATGTTGCTCCAGAATATGCAATGACTTGCCGTGTTTCAGATAAAGCTGATGTGTATAGCTACGGTGTTGTCCTGATGGAGTTAACCTCAGACAAGAAAGCCTTGGATCCGTCATTTTCTCCTTATGGTAATGGGTTCAACATAGTTGCTTGGGCATGCATGCTGCTTCGTCAAGGCCGTGCTCGTGAATTCTTTATTGATGGTCTGTGGGATGTTGGGCCACACGATGACTTGGTAGAGACATTGCATTTAGCAGTGATGTGCACTGTTGATTCGCTCTCTATACGTCCAACTATGAAGCAGGTCGTTCAACGGTTAAAGCAACTACAGCCTCCAATTCGTGAACACCGATAA
- the LOC133890663 gene encoding glycerophosphodiester phosphodiesterase GDPD6-like, with the protein MSALRIAAVLAAVVAASAGGGAARPLVGGGGAWEDRAPLQTSRPFNIAHRGSNGELPEETAAAYARAIDEGADFIEADIEATKDGHLVCFHDTTLDDVTDVADHPEFADRRRTLEVQWANVTGYFITDFTLAELKTLRAKQRWDFRDKSHNGISPIITFDEFIDIALNAKRVVGIYPEMKNPVFMNKHVKWADGKKYEDKFMATLKKYGYGGKYMSPAWLAKPVFIQSFAPTSLVRAADLTDSPLVFLVDDVTVRTEDTNQSYDEITSGEYLDYMRRYVVGIGPWKDTVVPPTKDNRLATPTDLVAMAHARGLQVHPYTYRNENKFLHFNFRQDPYAEYDYWLNDVGVDGLFTDFPASLRRFQEWTAKKRD; encoded by the exons GGATCGCGGCGGTGTTGGCGGCCGTGGTCGCGGcgagcgcgggcggcggcgcggcgcggccgcTGGTCGGGGGAGGCGGGGCGTGGGAGGACAGGGCGCCGCTGCAGACGTCGCGCCCGTTCAACATCGCGCACCGGGGCTCCAACGGCGAGCTGCCcgaggagacggcggcggcgtacGCTCGCGCCATCGACGAGGGCGCCGACTTCATCGAGGCGGACATCGAGGCGACCAAGGACGGCCACCTCGTCTGCTTCCACGACACGACGCTCGACGACGTCACCGACGTCGCCGACCACCCGGAGTTCGCAGACCGCCGCCGCACGCTCGAGGTGCAGTGGGCCAATGTCACCGGGTACTTCATCA CTGATTTCACGCTGGCGGAGCTGAAGACGCTGAGGGCGAAGCAGAGATGGGACTTCCGTGACAAGTCCCACAACG GCATTTCGCCGATCATCACGTTCGACGAGTTCATCGACATCGCACTGAACGCCAAGAGAGTCGTCGGGATCTACCCGGAGATGAAGAACCCCGTGTTCATGAACAAGCAC GTGAAGTGGGCGGACGGGAAGAAGTACGAGGACAAGTTCATGGCGACGCTGAAGAAGTACGGGTACGGCGGCAAGTACATGTCACCGGCGTGGCTGGCCAAGCCGGTCTTCATCCAGTCCTTCGCGCCAACGTCGCTCGTCCGTGCCGCGGACCTCACCGACTCGCCGCTCGTGTTCCTGGTCGACGACGTGACCGTCCGGACCGAGGACACCAACCAGTCGTACGACGAGATCACCTCGGGCGAGTACCTGGACTACATGAGACGCTACGTGGTGGGCATCGGGCCGTGGAAGGACACGGTGGTGCCGCCGACCAAGGACAACCGGCTGGCGACGCCGACGGACCTCGTCGCCATGGCGCACGCGCGGGGGCTGCAGGTGCACCCCTACACGTACCGCAACGAGAACAAGTTCCTGCACTTCAACTTCCGGCAGGACCCCTACGCCGAGTACGACTACTGGCTCAACGACGTTGGCGTCGACGGGCTCTTCACCGACTTCCCGGCCAGCCTCCGCCGGTTCCAGGAGTGGACCGCAAAGAAGAGGGACTGA